From Sardina pilchardus chromosome 9, fSarPil1.1, whole genome shotgun sequence, a single genomic window includes:
- the LOC134092241 gene encoding potassium voltage-gated channel subfamily A member 3-like, whose product MDDHFNLIDSPSVRHRGNGEEHSYGERDRAIMTVVACDSMLEETTVLPTHLPADRYEHHQHECCERVVINISGLRFETQLKTFNQFPDTLLGDPKKRMRYFDPLRNEYFFDRNRPSFDAILYYYQSGGRIRRPVNVPIDVFSEEIRFYQLGEEAMEKFREDEGFIKEEERPLPDHEFQRQVWLLFEYPESSGPARGIAIVSVLVILISIVIFCLETLPEFRDDRDPATVAPTINGTSPYVRSPFTDPFFVIETLCIIWFSFELLVRFFACPSKTTFSKNIMNIIDIVAIIPYFITLGTELAQRQGNGQQAMSLAILRVIRLVRVFRIFKLSRHSKGLQILGQTLKASMRELGLLIFFLFIGVILFSSAVYFAEADDPTSSFSSIPDAFWWAVVTMTTVGYGDMHPVTIGGKIVGSLCAIAGVLTIALPVPVIVSNFNYFYHRETDGEEHAQYLHVGSCQHLSSTEELKRTRSTSSLSKSEYMVIEEGINNAFKQPNFTTQNNQNCVNIKKIFTDV is encoded by the coding sequence ATGGATGACCACTTTAACCTCATCGACTCGCCCTCCGTGAGACACCGCGGTAACGGAGAGGAGCACAGCTACGGGGAGAGGGACCGAGCCATCATGACAGTTGTTGCTTGTGACAGCATGCTGGAGGAAACGACCGTGCTCCCCACTCACCTGCCCGCGGATCGATATGAGCACCACCAGCACGAGTGCTGTGAGCGGGTGGTCATCAACATTTCGGGCTTGCGTTTTGAAACGCAGCTCAAAACTTTTAATCAGTTTCCGGACACGTTACTTGGGGACCCAAAGAAAAGGATGCGTTACTTTGATCCCCTGAGAAACGAATATTTCTTCGACAGAAATCGACCCAGCTTCGATGCCATCTTGTACTACTATCAGTCGGGGGGGCGCATTCGCCGACCCGTGAACGTGCCCATAGATGTGTTCTCTGAGGAAATCAGATTTTATCAACTTGGCGAGGAGGCCATGGAGAAATTTCGAGAGGACGAGGGCTTCATAAAGGAAGAGGAGCGCCCTTTGCCAGACCATGAATTCCAAAGGCAGGTCTGGCTTTTGTTCGAGTACCCGGAGAGCTCCGGGCCCGCGAGGGGCATTGCCATCGTGTCAGTGCTCGTCATCCTCATCTCAATCGTCATATTTTGTCTGGAGACTTTGCCTGAATTCCGGGACGACAGGGACCCGGCCACAGTGGCTCCAACAATAAACGGAACCAGCCCGTATGTGCGGAGTCCCTTCACAGACCCTTTCTTTGTTATAGAAACACTTTGTATAATTTGGTTTTCTTTCGAACTGTTGGTCAGGTTCTTTGCCTGCCCCAGCAAAACAACTTTCTCCAAAAACATCATGAACATCATAGACATTGTGGCCATCATCCCCTACTTCATCACCCTGGGGACGGAGCTCGCTCAGAGGCAGGGCAACGGGCAGCAAGCCATGTCGCTCGCTATTCTCAGGGTGATCAGGCTGGTGCGCGTTTTTCGTATCTTTAAGCTCTCTCGCCACTCCAAGGGCCTCCAGATTTTAGGTCAGACTCTAAAAGCCAGCATGAGAGAGCTGGGACTGTTAATATTCTTCCTTTTCATTGGAGTTATTTTGTTCTCCAGCGCGGTATACTTCGCGGAGGCCGACGACCCTACCTCGAGCTTCAGTAGCATTCCAGATGCGTTCTGGTGGGCTGTAGTAACCATGACTACGGTCGGATATGGGGACATGCACCCAGTGACGATAGGAGGCAAAATCGTGGGCTCTTTGTGTGCCATCGCCGGAGTGCTCACCATCGCGCTCCCGGTGCCCGTTATAGTGTCCAATTTCAACTACTTTTACCACCGCGAGACGGACGGAGAGGAGCACGCTCAGTACCTTCACGTGGGCAGCTGCcagcacctctcctccaccGAGGAGCTCAAACGGACGCGTAGCACCTCCTCGCTCAGCAAGTCGGAGTATATGGTGATAGAGGAGGGGATCAATAACGCATTCAAACAGCCAAACTTTACCACCCAGAACAACCAAAACTGTGTGAATATCAAAAAGATTTTCACCGACGTCTAA